In Colias croceus chromosome 12, ilColCroc2.1, one genomic interval encodes:
- the LOC123696110 gene encoding uncharacterized protein LOC123696110 isoform X1: MAGKTVSFNTHCNLSESGVESVARWLSCNGEAWGMGPTAVFASAAALFLYNELQATIFVAGDHAHVSLLEKTLVCSMVAGMLALMIHLWVCSMRFFQYYLDTLIRDSPNFLLEMTTAGFLGQTELVPLGPLTRFLKQQQPQIHITICWFLSLCYADYVRKHYCQRFNMPYLEQWQAELHARASRGVHHTMQKVNSFVGAVHQRLRGYTQAVDVNTAGGRVSREASGAGSRVSFASEARAAFARESEARADNMRVESGVRVDGRVVGARLISHASDTTADVLEKLRAYVSKTRCPCSNTAPLAHDHSGADNHDTNP; the protein is encoded by the exons ATGGCAGGAAAAACTGTAAGCTTCAATACACATTGC AATCTGTCGGAGAGTGGGGTCGAGTCGGTGGCGCGATGGCTGAGCTGCAACGGGGAGGCATGGGGGATGGGCCCCACGGCCGTGTTCGCGAGCGCCGCGGCGCTGTTCCTGTACAACGAGCTGCAGGCGACCATCTTTGTGGCTGGCGACCACGCGCACGTCTCGCTGCTCGAGAAGACGCTGGTG TGCTCCATGGTGGCCGGAATGTTGGCGTTAATGATCCATCTCTGGGTGTGCTCCATGCGCTTCTTTCAGTACTATCTCGACACCCTTATTAGAGAC AGCCCCAACTTTCTTCTCGAGATGACGACAGCGGGTTTCCTGGGGCAAACAGAGCTGGTCCCGCTGGGCCCTCTCACGCGTTTCCTGAAGCAGCAGCAGCCGCAGATCCACATCACTATCTGCTGGTTCCTGTCGCTGTGCTACGCGGACTACGTCAGGAAGCACTACTGCCAGCGCTTCAACATGCCTTATTTGGAGCAGTG GCAAGCCGAACTGCACGCCCGCGCCTCCCGCGGCGTGCATCACACCATGCAGAAGGTGAACAGCTTCGTGGGCGCGGTGCACCAACGCCTGCGCGGCTACACGCAGGCAGTTGACGTGAATAC TGCGGGCGGGCGCGTGTCGCGCGAAGCGAGCGGCGCGGGCAGTCGCGTGTCGTTCGCGAGCGAAGCGAGAGCGGCCTTCGCGCGGGAGAGCGAAGCGAGAGCGGACAACATGCGGGTTGAGAGCGGGGTGCGGGTGGACGGCCGCGTGGTGGGAGCGCGACTCATTAGCCACGCTAGTGACACCACGGCTGATGTGTTAGAGAAGCTCAGAGCTTATGTTTCG AAAACTCGTTGTCCATGCAGCAACACCGCGCCGCTCGCACACGACCACTCCGGCGCAGACAACCACGATACCAATCCTTGA
- the LOC123696110 gene encoding uncharacterized protein LOC123696110 isoform X2, with the protein MAGKTNLSESGVESVARWLSCNGEAWGMGPTAVFASAAALFLYNELQATIFVAGDHAHVSLLEKTLVCSMVAGMLALMIHLWVCSMRFFQYYLDTLIRDSPNFLLEMTTAGFLGQTELVPLGPLTRFLKQQQPQIHITICWFLSLCYADYVRKHYCQRFNMPYLEQWQAELHARASRGVHHTMQKVNSFVGAVHQRLRGYTQAVDVNTAGGRVSREASGAGSRVSFASEARAAFARESEARADNMRVESGVRVDGRVVGARLISHASDTTADVLEKLRAYVSKTRCPCSNTAPLAHDHSGADNHDTNP; encoded by the exons ATGGCAGGAAAAACT AATCTGTCGGAGAGTGGGGTCGAGTCGGTGGCGCGATGGCTGAGCTGCAACGGGGAGGCATGGGGGATGGGCCCCACGGCCGTGTTCGCGAGCGCCGCGGCGCTGTTCCTGTACAACGAGCTGCAGGCGACCATCTTTGTGGCTGGCGACCACGCGCACGTCTCGCTGCTCGAGAAGACGCTGGTG TGCTCCATGGTGGCCGGAATGTTGGCGTTAATGATCCATCTCTGGGTGTGCTCCATGCGCTTCTTTCAGTACTATCTCGACACCCTTATTAGAGAC AGCCCCAACTTTCTTCTCGAGATGACGACAGCGGGTTTCCTGGGGCAAACAGAGCTGGTCCCGCTGGGCCCTCTCACGCGTTTCCTGAAGCAGCAGCAGCCGCAGATCCACATCACTATCTGCTGGTTCCTGTCGCTGTGCTACGCGGACTACGTCAGGAAGCACTACTGCCAGCGCTTCAACATGCCTTATTTGGAGCAGTG GCAAGCCGAACTGCACGCCCGCGCCTCCCGCGGCGTGCATCACACCATGCAGAAGGTGAACAGCTTCGTGGGCGCGGTGCACCAACGCCTGCGCGGCTACACGCAGGCAGTTGACGTGAATAC TGCGGGCGGGCGCGTGTCGCGCGAAGCGAGCGGCGCGGGCAGTCGCGTGTCGTTCGCGAGCGAAGCGAGAGCGGCCTTCGCGCGGGAGAGCGAAGCGAGAGCGGACAACATGCGGGTTGAGAGCGGGGTGCGGGTGGACGGCCGCGTGGTGGGAGCGCGACTCATTAGCCACGCTAGTGACACCACGGCTGATGTGTTAGAGAAGCTCAGAGCTTATGTTTCG AAAACTCGTTGTCCATGCAGCAACACCGCGCCGCTCGCACACGACCACTCCGGCGCAGACAACCACGATACCAATCCTTGA